AAAGAGGTTTTAATACAATTAAACACCTTATTATGATAATATAAATAATAAAAGCATAAATAAATCGTTTTAATTACAAAATATCCTTATAGAAAGGAGAGATTATAAATAAAAAACGATAACATAGATATGATTAAAGAAGAAAAAAGAAAAGATGTAAAAAAACTAATTGAAACGGGTAAAAAAAATGGATTTCTCACTTATGATGAAATAATGAATTGTTTTGAAGATATAGAACTTGATGCTGAACAAATAGATGAATTATATCAAACATTAGAAGAAATAGGTATTGATATAGTAGATGAAGACATAGAAGAAAAAAAGGATGAAAAAAAGGATACAAAAACTAATGTTAATGCAAACAAAGGAATAGATGTTGGAGATCCTGTTAAAATGTATTTAAAAGAAATAGGTAAAATTCCTCTGCTTACAAAAGAAGAAGAAGTAGAACTTGCTAAGAGAATTGAAGCTGGTGACGAATCTGCAAAGAAAGAATTAGCAGAAGCTAATTTAAGACTAGTCGTTAGCATTGCTAAAAAATATATAGGTAGAGGCATGTCTTTTTTAGACTTAATTCAAGAAGGAAATCTAGGCCTCATTAAAGCAGTAGAAAAATTTGATTATACTAAAGGATATAAATTTAGCACTTATGCTACTTGGTGGATAAGACAATCTATTACAAGATCTATCGCAGATCAAGGTAGAACTATAAGAGTGCCAGTTCATATGATTGAAAATATAAATAAACTCACAAGGATACAAAGACAATTAGTACAAGAACTAGGAAGAGAACCAACTCCAGAAGAAATAGCAGAACAAATGAACGTTGAAGTAGATAAAGTAATAGATATGATTAGAATAGCACAAAAACCCATATCTTTGGAAACTCCTATAGGAGAAGAAGAAGATAGTCAATTAGGAGATTTTATAGAAGACGATCATATTGAATCTCCAGATGCAGTTACTACCCAAATAATGTTAAAAGAACAATTACTAGAAGTATTAGATACATTAACTCCTAGAGAACAACAAGTATTAAGATTAAGATTTGGTTTAGACGATGGCAGAACTAGAACTTTAGAAGAAGTAGGGAACGTATTTGATATAACTAGAGAAAGAATACGACAAATTGAAGCAAAAGCCCTAAGAAAACTTAAACACCCAAGTAGAAGTAGAAAATTAAAAGATTATTTAGAAGAATAAAACAAGGAATGGTTAACCATTCCTTGTTTTATTTTAAATTTAAAATAATATAAAATCATCATATATGGGTCTATAATGGATAATTATACTATTTTAAAAAAGGAGGCAATTCATTGTTTAAAGAAATATTAAAATTAATAATATATAGTGCAGAAAATTCTTTTTTACAAGTTACAGTATTTGTAGGAGCAGTTTTATTATTATTTGGATATATTAACTATAAACTATCTGGAAAATTGGTAAATAAAATAGAAAGTTCCAAAAAAATTCAACCTATAATTGGAGCATTATTAGGTCTTACCCCATAGAATTAAATCATAAAGAGTTAAATAATACGGTAAAACCTTTAAAACATATAGGACATGAAGAAGGTGATGAAATAGATTTTATTTTACATCATACTATTAGAGGACATCAAAAAAAAGATACATTAGCATATAAATTTACCCATAGTGTCTATGGAATATATTGGATAGTAATAGTTTTAGGGCTTATACTTGCCATATTAGATTTATTTCAAATAAATTTGAACAACTTATTAATAACTAATTTAAGTACTATATTTGGTGTATTAGGGACGCTTTTCTCCATAATTATGATGATAATGAGTAAAAAATTTATTCAAGATGATACTCATGAAGAAGCTGAATTAAAAGCATTAAACTTAAAAGAAACTATAATACATAATGCTCAAGAAACTGCATTTGTTGCCACATGGGTCTTTCTAGCATATTTAGCCTATGAATTGTTTATAATTGCATTAGTAAGGGAAACTATGCAATAGGTGAAAAATTAATCACTTCATTTTTAACTCAAACTGGACTATCTGCAGTAATAATAGGAATATTGGTAGGCATAATTCCAGGATGTGGTCCTCAAATAATATTTGTTACCTTGTATACTAAAGGCTTAATTCCATTTGCAGCCCTTTTAGCCAATGCTATATCTCAAGACGGAGATGCACTATTCCCTTTAATAGCAATAGATAAAAAATCTGCCTTATGGGCTACTATACTCACTACTATACCTGCAATTATAACAGGATTAATAGCTTATTTTATCGAAATTAACTTTTTTTAAATAAATAAACATAACCACTTAAACATTTTTAAGTGGTTATGTTTATTTATGAAATTTAATAAATTTATTTAAAAATTGTTTAATTAGCTATCCTTTTATAATTTGTATATTTATTTTTCTATTTCTTGGTCCATCAAATTCGCAGAAATAAATCCCTTGCCATATACCAAGATTTAATTTCCCACCCTCTATTATCACACTACATGAAGAACCCATCAGAGAAGCTTTTATATGAGCATGAGAATTGCCTTCCACATGCCTATAGTTTCCTGATACTGGGAATACATTATTTAAACTATCTAATATATCATGTATAACATCAGGATCAGCATTCTCATTAATTGTGATACCTGCAGTAGTATGAGGCACTGCTATTACCACTAATCCTTCTTCTACTCCACTTTTTTTAATTTCCTTTTGAACAATATCAGTAATATCAATAAATTCTTGAGGTTTATTAGTTTGTATACTATATTCTATCATCTTTCGCTTTATATTCGCCTCCTTTAAAACTTATAAATAGGAATATTTCTTCTCTGTTAAGATAACAATAATTTCTTTACTACATATCTTCTAATATTTTAATTATTGTTGAATCCACATAAGGGAAACTTTCTTTACATAAAATTTCTAAATTTTTTATAGTTCCTTCTATTGTGTCTCCAATAATACCTACATTTGATTTTACTATAATATTTTCCATTGCTAAATAAGCCGAAATAACTGCTTCTTCTGCAGAAGTGGATAGCTTTAAAGAACAGGTTTCTTTAGCCCCATCACATATCATTCCAGTTAAATTTGCTAGCATATTTTGACATGCTCCTTCTATTTGCAAATCATTTCCTCCTAAAAGCCATGTAATTCCTCCACTAGCACCAATTCCTGCTGCAATAGCACAGCCACACATAGCTGATAATTTTCCTGTATATGCCTTTATATATCTATTTATCATATGGGCAAAAAACACTGCTCTTACAAGCCTTTCTTCTTCAACTTTTTCCCATTCTGCTACTACTATAATAGGTAATACAACTCCCAATCCTTGATTTCCACTCCCTGAGCTAGTCATTATAGGACAATTTCCTCCACCCATTCTAATATCAGCAGCTGCTGCTGTTAATATCCTTGCTTGAGTTGGAGGATTCTTTGATATTATGCCTTTTTGCTGAAGTTTATTTAAAGTATATCCAACTTTTGCTCCACTTTCCCAACATATTCCTTTTTCCGCTGCTTTTTTATTTAGCTCAATTCCAGCTTCTATAAACTCTAAATCTTCAATAGGAACAATCTCACATATATTTCTCATCTCTTTAAAAGTAAGTTCCTTTAAAAAATCACAAGTTTTTTTACTACTTTCCTCCATTTTATCCTGAAACATAACTTTCCCATTAACTTTAATTTCCTCAATATGATCATGGCTATCCTTTAATATTACTTCTATTTGTTCATTAGAAGTGGTGATAATTATATCTACAAATACATCTGGTACTTCTTCTACATATTTTACTTCTATTTTATTGTCCTTTATCATCTGATGTGCCTCTTTAGTAACTTTTTCATCTATTTCATTTAATACCATAAGCCCATAATCTTTACTTCCTCCTAATATTCCTAATAAAGCTGCTAAATCCAATCCCCAACTATTTGTATTAGGTATCTTAACAAATTTCCCATTTTTAAATATATTTTTACTTACAAATACATTTACTTCTTCTATTTCACCTGTTATATATTCTCTCGCTGCTGCTCCTGCTAAAGCTACAGCAATGGGTTCAGTACACCCCAGTGCAGGGATCGACTCTTGTTTAATAATTCTTACTATGTTATCAATAATTTTATTATTCAATTTTAACACCATCCTCATAAATAATTTATATATAGGATGATGCAAAAATCATACCAATTATAAAAAAGCTCTATATCTAAGTATCCATCACATATTCACTTTTTAATGGAAATAAAAAATTCTCATTAATGCAAATACCTGTGAAAATTTTTACCTCCATTGATGCATTAAATTAATATTCGAAATATAATTTGCATTATTGCAAAATCATTTGCATTATTGCAAATTATGTTTATTTAATTTTCTATATAATGTTGACAAATCAATTTCCAATATTGAAGCAATTTTTTCTTTATCCTTAGTTGTATTACCATAAGCTTCTAAATAGGATTTTAATATATTCTTCTCATAATCATCCATAATTTCTTTTAAGCTATCCTTTTTAGCATTGTTACCTTTAAAATATTGTTTTATGTTATAAGGTAGATTTTCTAATTTAATTTCTCTACTATTTACCACGTTTACTAAATATTCTATTACATTTTCTAATTCTCTTACATTACCAGGCCAATTATATCTACTAAAAGCTTCCTTTACTTCTTTGGAAAAATATTTTAAATCCTTATTAAGTTTTTTGCAATACTTATTAATAAAATAATTACTTAACTTTTCTATATCTCCTATTCTCTCCCTTAAAGGAGGTATATGTATAGGTATAACATTTAATCTATAGTATAAATCTTCTCTAAATTCTCCTTTAGATATCATATCTTCTAAATTTCTATTGGTAGCAGCTATTAATCTAAAATTAACTGGAATAAGCTCCCTGCCTCCTACTCGCATAAAAGCTTCTTCTTGAAGAACCCTTAATAATTTAGGCTGTAAGTGTATAGGAAGATCTCCTATTTCGTCTAAAAATAAGGTTCCTTCATTGGCTAGTTCAAACTTTCCCATCTGTCCTGTCTTTTTCGCACCAGTAAAAGCACCTCCTTCATATCCGAATAATTCTGCTTCTAATAAATTATCAGGAATAGAAGCACAATTAATAGCCACAAAGGGAGCGTTTTTCCTATTGCTTGAATTGTGTATAGCCCTAGCAAATAACTCCTTTCCCGTACCACTCTCACCTCTAAGGAGTATACTAGATTTACTTGTTGCAACTCTTTCGGACATTTCCTTTGATTTTAACATTTTAGGACTATCTCCAATTATATCATCAAAACTAATGTTATTTTGTCCTTCTAATAGAGTAAAAGCACTCTTTACCATATTAAAAGTTTCATGGATCTCTATTATATTGCTTACTTTTTTATCTTGTATCATTACTGGAATTATCTTTATAACAAAACTTTCTCTTTTGTTATCTATAGTA
This portion of the Keratinibaculum paraultunense genome encodes:
- the rpoD gene encoding RNA polymerase sigma factor RpoD; the protein is MIKEEKRKDVKKLIETGKKNGFLTYDEIMNCFEDIELDAEQIDELYQTLEEIGIDIVDEDIEEKKDEKKDTKTNVNANKGIDVGDPVKMYLKEIGKIPLLTKEEEVELAKRIEAGDESAKKELAEANLRLVVSIAKKYIGRGMSFLDLIQEGNLGLIKAVEKFDYTKGYKFSTYATWWIRQSITRSIADQGRTIRVPVHMIENINKLTRIQRQLVQELGREPTPEEIAEQMNVEVDKVIDMIRIAQKPISLETPIGEEEDSQLGDFIEDDHIESPDAVTTQIMLKEQLLEVLDTLTPREQQVLRLRFGLDDGRTRTLEEVGNVFDITRERIRQIEAKALRKLKHPSRSRKLKDYLEE
- a CDS encoding putative manganese transporter, whose protein sequence is MFKEILKLIIYSAENSFLQVTVFVGAVLLLFGYINYKLSGKLVNKIESSKKIQPIIGALLGLTP
- a CDS encoding putative manganese transporter translates to MVIVLGLILAILDLFQINLNNLLITNLSTIFGVLGTLFSIIMMIMSKKFIQDDTHEEAELKALNLKETIIHNAQETAFVATWVFLAYLAYELFIIALVRETMQ
- a CDS encoding putative manganese transporter: MGILVGIIPGCGPQIIFVTLYTKGLIPFAALLANAISQDGDALFPLIAIDKKSALWATILTTIPAIITGLIAYFIEINFF
- a CDS encoding secondary thiamine-phosphate synthase enzyme YjbQ, whose amino-acid sequence is MIEYSIQTNKPQEFIDITDIVQKEIKKSGVEEGLVVIAVPHTTAGITINENADPDVIHDILDSLNNVFPVSGNYRHVEGNSHAHIKASLMGSSCSVIIEGGKLNLGIWQGIYFCEFDGPRNRKINIQIIKG
- a CDS encoding serine dehydratase subunit alpha family protein is translated as MNNKIIDNIVRIIKQESIPALGCTEPIAVALAGAAAREYITGEIEEVNVFVSKNIFKNGKFVKIPNTNSWGLDLAALLGILGGSKDYGLMVLNEIDEKVTKEAHQMIKDNKIEVKYVEEVPDVFVDIIITTSNEQIEVILKDSHDHIEEIKVNGKVMFQDKMEESSKKTCDFLKELTFKEMRNICEIVPIEDLEFIEAGIELNKKAAEKGICWESGAKVGYTLNKLQQKGIISKNPPTQARILTAAAADIRMGGGNCPIMTSSGSGNQGLGVVLPIIVVAEWEKVEEERLVRAVFFAHMINRYIKAYTGKLSAMCGCAIAAGIGASGGITWLLGGNDLQIEGACQNMLANLTGMICDGAKETCSLKLSTSAEEAVISAYLAMENIIVKSNVGIIGDTIEGTIKNLEILCKESFPYVDSTIIKILEDM
- a CDS encoding sigma-54 interaction domain-containing protein, producing MNLFNIQKSTQEVAEAISAVLNVDVTIVDIHLNRVAATGEYKNLIGRSLPKNCAFESIANKRKPEFIDNPNISQKCKGCSLRGSCAEMATVGYPILNGEDLLGVIGLIAFNMEQKKKLQREYNSLIVFLSKLGDLLAGNLKYANTIINLKIQTEETKKIIDGLGNGIICTDNLGNIKFVNSKAEDYLKIDSNNIINKSIFEIIPSLQLNFKEYIPIETKLTIDNKRESFVIKIIPVMIQDKKVSNIIEIHETFNMVKSAFTLLEGQNNISFDDIIGDSPKMLKSKEMSERVATSKSSILLRGESGTGKELFARAIHNSSNRKNAPFVAINCASIPDNLLEAELFGYEGGAFTGAKKTGQMGKFELANEGTLFLDEIGDLPIHLQPKLLRVLQEEAFMRVGGRELIPVNFRLIAATNRNLEDMISKGEFREDLYYRLNVIPIHIPPLRERIGDIEKLSNYFINKYCKKLNKDLKYFSKEVKEAFSRYNWPGNVRELENVIEYLVNVVNSREIKLENLPYNIKQYFKGNNAKKDSLKEIMDDYEKNILKSYLEAYGNTTKDKEKIASILEIDLSTLYRKLNKHNLQ